A genomic window from Diospyros lotus cultivar Yz01 chromosome 2, ASM1463336v1, whole genome shotgun sequence includes:
- the LOC127795447 gene encoding GDP-fucose transporter 1, whose translation MSSIRFDAPKQYYATSSLVVGYALCSSLLAVINKYAITKFNYPGLLTALQYLTSALGVWVLGKLGFLHHDAFTLETAKKFLPAAVVFYLAIFTNTNLLRHANVDTFIVFRSLTPLLVAVADTAFRKQPCPSKLTFLSLVIILGGAVGYVATDSGFTLTAYSWAFAYLITITTEMVYIKHMVMNLGLNTWGFVLYNNLLSLMMAPLFWIITGEYADVFAAVGSNSGNWFHLDAFFSVSLSCVFGLLISFFGFAARKAISATAFTVTGVVNKFLTVLINVLIWDKHAGPFGLVCLILTIAGGVLYQQSVTSRSNALSQRDSLVSKQTDSVTDGGKEEERLISGKISGV comes from the coding sequence ATGTCTTCGATTCGATTTGATGCTCCAAAGCAGTACTATGCTACGAGTAGTCTTGTGGTTGGTTATGCTCTCTGTTCGAGCTTGCTTGCTGTGATCAACAAGTATGCCATTACCAAGTTCAACTACCCAGGTCTTCTGACTGCGTTGCAGTACCTAACTTCAGCTCTAGGAGTTTGGGTTTTGGGAAAATTGGGGTTTCTACACCACGATGCATTCACATTGGAGACTGCCAAGAAGTTCTTGCCCGCGGCTGTTGTGTTTTATCTCGCGATCTTTACGAACACCAATCTGCTTCGTCATGCCAATGTCGATACATTCATTGTGTTCCGATCCTTGACACCCCTGTTGGTTGCTGTTGCTGATACCGCATTTAGAAAGCAACCCTGCCCATCGAAGCTTACATTTCTTTCGTTGGTGATTATTCTTGGTGGTGCTGTTGGGTATGTTGCCACAGATTCGGGTTTTACACTCACCGCATATTCTTGGGCATTTGCTTATTTAATCACAATTACAACTGAAATGGTTTACATCAAACATATGGTCATGAATCTTGGGTTGAATACTTGGGGTTTTGTTTTGTACAACAATTTGTTGTCATTGATGATGGCTCCTCTGTTTTGGATTATTACGGGAGAGTATGCTGATGTGTTCGCTGCTGTGGGATCAAATTCTGGGAACTGGTTTCATCTGGATGCATTTTTTTCTGTATCATTGTCATGTGTATTTGGCCTGCTCATTAGTTTCTTTGGATTTGCAGCCCGGAAAGCCATCTCTGCCACGGCTTTTACTGTCACCGGGGTGGTCAATAAGTTTCTTACTGTTCTAATCAATGTGTTGATTTGGGATAAACATGCTGGTCCATTTGGTTTGGTTTGCCTCATCCTCACAATTGCAGGAGGTGTTCTTTATCAGCAGTCAGTTACTAGCCGTAGCAATGCTCTGTCACAGCGTGATTCTTTGGTATCTAAGCAGACGGACAGTGTCACTGACGGaggaaaagaggaagagagacTTATCTCTGGTAAAATTTCTGGTGTATGA